The Candidatus Brocadia sp. genome includes the window TGGCTCTGGTGGTTTTGGGGGATTTGGCAGTTTTGGTGGCGGTGGCGGTGGTTCGTTTGGCGGTGGGGGTGCTTCGGGAAGGTGGTAAGAAATTATGATTTGCGATTTACAATTCTTGATTTTAAATCCCAAATTGTAAATTCCTAATACTTTCAGTTTATGTCATTTGTGTTGGGATCATTGTGGTTTAACATAGTTTCATTCCAGAGGAAGGAGATTATGAAAAAGATATTACCGGCAATTGCTATTCTCATATTTTTGGGCATTATCTTTGGTGCCTGGTATATTAAGGGGTATAACAAGGTTATTGCACTGAATGAAAACGTAAAAAATGCCTGGTCTCAGGTAGATACCCAACTCAAGAGACGTTATGACCTTATTCCCAACCTTGTTGAGACCGTCAAGGGTTATGCCACGCACGAGAAAGAAATCTTTGAAAAACTTGCTGAGGCCAGAAAGGGTTATTTTAGCGCTGGAACGATAGAAGATAAGGCTAAAGCAGCGACACAGATCGAAGGATTTTTATCCCGTTTGTTAATGTTCCGGGAAACGTATCCGGACCTGAAGGCAAACGAATCGTTTCTTAAGATGCAAGATTCATTAGAAGGCACAGAAAACCGCATTTCGGTGGAACGCAAACGGTATAATGATGCGGTTCGGGAACTCAATACCTACATCAAAAGCTTCTATGGCCGGTTTTTTGCTGCGCGCACAGGAGTTACCGAGGCAAAATATTTTGAGGTTGCAGAGGTAGAAAAAGAGGTACCCAAGGTAAAATTCTAGAGAGGTATTTTCCTGGAGAATAGGAAAAAATATTTGAAATCGTATCAGGCCACTATAGAGCTGTAGTAAAGGTAAACATTAATAGAATTCACCATTCCAATCCCACCCGTCAAAGGAAATGTCATTGAATTGAGGCGAAGACTTTTCTCTTCGAGATAAAGCCCGAAGGACTGATAGAATATAGCCCAGGGCGACAGCCTTGGGTAAAGTAAAGATTTAATAATATTTTTAGCCCTGAAAGAGTGAAAGGAAAAACTCCTTTTCTTCCACCCCTTTGGGGTTATTTTCTTATTGATGTTTTTTTTGCCCAGGGAACTATACCCCTGGCGATACACTTCTGCCCTTCGAGTATTTATACAAGTGTTTCCCTAAACCGTGTTTTTTACAAGATTTGTATTTTGGTGATATATTTAGGAACATAAATTTTCAAATACATGGGAGATGTGATGAACATTATTTCTTTTGGCGATATTCATGAAGATACAAGCAATCTTGTAAAGATAAAATCCGACCTGGACACGGCGGACTTGATTGTGGTTTCGGGCGATTTGACAAATTGTCATGGAAAGACCGAGACGAAAAAAGTATTAGATTCGATAAAAAGATATAACAAGCACCTGCTTGTGCAGTACGGTAACATGGACAAGCAGGAGGTGGATGGTTATTTAACCAAAGAGGGTATAAATCTGCATGGGAATGGATATCTATTTGGAGATATAGGTATTTTTGGTTGTGGCGCCTCGAGTCCAACACCCTTTCATACACCTTCTGAGATAAGTGAGGGAGATATCGAACGGTTCTTAACAAACGGTTATAACAAGGTAAAAGATGCAAAGTGGAAGATCATGGTCTGTCACACCCCACCCAAGGATACAGCAACTGATATTGTTCGAAGTGGTATGCATGTAGGGAGTCAAACGGTGAGGGACTTTATTTTAAATCACAAGCCGCATGTCTGTATATCAGGTCATATTCACGAATCGAGGGCAAAAGACAAAATAGGCGATACTATCGTATTAAACGCAGGCATGTTCAGGGATGGGTGGTATATCGAGGTCGTTATTGATAAAGACAACTTATCTGCAGTCCTGAAATCCGTTGCTTAAATTTAGAACGTATGTAAGATGTTTTTTCAACAAAATACATGGTGACCAGGCATTTTTTAAAACGATGAAGGTGCGCAGAATGAAAAGAGATATGGATCTTGTCCGTCAAATACTTCTTGCAATCGAAGCACATAAGGATATGAAACAAAAAATAAAGCTTGAGATTGAGGGTTACTCTGAAGAACAGATTATGTATCATGTTAAAATCCTTGCGGATGCAGGCTTGATAGAAGCTACAGATGTTTCATCATTCGAAGGAATTTGCTTTATACCGCAATGTCTTACATAGGGCGGATATGAACTTTTAGATGCAATCCGGAATGAAACAGTGTGGAAGCAGACAAAAGAAATAGTCAAAGATAAAGGTGGCTCTCTTCCCTTCGAAGTATTGAAAAGCTTGGCGATAGAGTTTGCAAAGAAGTTGGTTGGTGGATATCTTTGATTATATCTACGGTGAAATATTTCCCGTCTCCTGCTACAAGAAATTTGTTTTGCTGGGACTGAGGATGGTGGAGGCTAAATCTAAAAGTAGGGTGGGTTAAGCGGAGTGAACCCACCATTTACAAAGTACAATGAAGGTGGATTCGGCGTAAAAACCGACGCCTTAATCCACCCTACTCATAACTTGATCCCGCTGTGAGTTTCGCGTTTGTACTAATTCGTGGCTGAACAGTTTCGCTTCAAAGTATCCGATAATACAAATCTCTTTGCCTTGCTGCATATCCAAGGTCGTTGATAAGCGATTCGATTTCATCTTTGCCCATCTGGTAGCTTACCCCCGCCGCACGAACCACATTCTCTTCAATCATGGTACTGCCCATGTCATTGGCGCCAAATTTTAGCGAGAGCTGGGCAATTTTGGCACCCTGTGTGACCCACGATGCCTGAATATTGGGAATGTTGTCTAAAAAGAGACGTGCAATGGCAACGGTCTTCAAATAATCAAAACTCCCGATCAGTCCTATGTCTTTATATTTTGATAAGAGCGAAGGTGCTAATTGAGTGTTTTTGGGCTGGAAAGTCCAGGCGATAAAGGCGGTAAAACCTCCCGTTTCATCCTGGAGTTTTCGGATCTTTTCCAGGTGTCCGATACGTTCTTCTATGGTTTCAATATGGCCGAACATCATGGTAGTTGTGGTTTTCATGCCAAGTTTGTGTGCCTCACGCATGACATCGAGCCACTCCTGTGCCGTGCATTTATTTGGACTCAAGAGATTGCGGCATCGGTCGACCAGAATTTCTGCGCCGCCGCCGGGGATCGAATCGAGTCCCGCTGCTTTGAGCTTTTGTATAACGTCACGGACAGGGATACCATTTAATTTTGAAAAATGAACAATTTCCGGCGGTGAAAAGGCATGGATATGGATATCATATTTTGTTTTGACAGATTTTAACAGGTCTCCATAAAAATCTAATTTTAATGTCGGATGCAGGCCGCCCTGCATGAGGATTTGTCTGCCACCCAAGGCCAGTGTTTCTTCGATTTTTTTGAATAATAAATCTTTCGGGATGATATAGCCGTCGCTGTGTTCAATATCTCTATAAAAGGCACAAAATTTACAACCTGATGTGCAGATGTTGGTATAATTGATATTCCGGTCAATGATATAAGTCCGGTAATTTTCCGGATGCTTTTTCTTACAGACTTCATCGGCCGCCATTCCCAGGATGGTAATATCCCTTAGAGAGAACAACCTTGCGCATTCCTTTGAAGATAACCTTTCGTTGTTGAATGATTTTTCGAGAATGCCTTCGATTTCACCGGATAGATTAGTCATGTGAGTACCTTAACACGAATTTCTTTACCAGTTTTGGCTTTTGGCAAATATTCAATTGTCTAAATTCGTTATAAATACCAAATAACAAGGATTAAAAAAACAAACAAGTTCCATTGAACTAAATTCAAAATTCCAAACAATGAGTTTGGTTTGGGTCATTCCTAACCCGTACGAGTCGGAAGAAAACTTATTATAGTGCAGGAGATTCCGAAACAAGTTCGGAATGACAAAAGCGGAAAATGTCATGCTGAATTATTTCAGCATCTCCTGTCAGATAATGCACTTCCGGTTCGTGCGGGTTAGGTTTCATTGAAAACAATCTCCACCCCTTTGGGGGCAAGTCCTAAAGACACAGCATACTGATAAAATGTCTGAAGACCCTTAATCTCTTCTTTACCCAAATTATAGCGAATCGATTTTGTTAGATAGTTCAAACATCTTTCTTCGGTTAATTGAAGGCGATGCGATTCAGCAGCAGCCAGTTCCCTGACGGATTGAATTCCCGCTTCCTTTGCATTTTTTAACAGATTGTTTATGCCCGGTATGTGACGGTCTTTTTTAACAACCCAGATGGCATAGACAAAGGGAAGCCCGGTATATTCGTACCATGCTTGACCCAAATCC containing:
- the mqnC gene encoding dehypoxanthine futalosine cyclase, with amino-acid sequence MTNLSGEIEGILEKSFNNERLSSKECARLFSLRDITILGMAADEVCKKKHPENYRTYIIDRNINYTNICTSGCKFCAFYRDIEHSDGYIIPKDLLFKKIEETLALGGRQILMQGGLHPTLKLDFYGDLLKSVKTKYDIHIHAFSPPEIVHFSKLNGIPVRDVIQKLKAAGLDSIPGGGAEILVDRCRNLLSPNKCTAQEWLDVMREAHKLGMKTTTTMMFGHIETIEERIGHLEKIRKLQDETGGFTAFIAWTFQPKNTQLAPSLLSKYKDIGLIGSFDYLKTVAIARLFLDNIPNIQASWVTQGAKIAQLSLKFGANDMGSTMIEENVVRAAGVSYQMGKDEIESLINDLGYAARQRDLYYRIL
- a CDS encoding DUF2513 domain-containing protein — protein: MKVRRMKRDMDLVRQILLAIEAHKDMKQKIKLEIEGYSEEQIMYHVKILADAGLIEATDVSSFEGICFIPQCLT
- a CDS encoding serine/threonine protein phosphatase, translating into MGDVMNIISFGDIHEDTSNLVKIKSDLDTADLIVVSGDLTNCHGKTETKKVLDSIKRYNKHLLVQYGNMDKQEVDGYLTKEGINLHGNGYLFGDIGIFGCGASSPTPFHTPSEISEGDIERFLTNGYNKVKDAKWKIMVCHTPPKDTATDIVRSGMHVGSQTVRDFILNHKPHVCISGHIHESRAKDKIGDTIVLNAGMFRDGWYIEVVIDKDNLSAVLKSVA
- a CDS encoding LemA family protein, which gives rise to MKKILPAIAILIFLGIIFGAWYIKGYNKVIALNENVKNAWSQVDTQLKRRYDLIPNLVETVKGYATHEKEIFEKLAEARKGYFSAGTIEDKAKAATQIEGFLSRLLMFRETYPDLKANESFLKMQDSLEGTENRISVERKRYNDAVRELNTYIKSFYGRFFAARTGVTEAKYFEVAEVEKEVPKVKF